The Thermodesulfobacteriota bacterium nucleotide sequence GACCAGGGTGGCCAGCGCCTCACCCTCCACATCCTCGGCGATGATGAGGAGGGGCCTTCCGCTTTTGGCCACCTGCTCCAGAATGGGGAGGAGATCCTTCATTCCAGAGATCTTCTTCTCGTGGATGAGGATGTAGGGGTCTTCCAACACCGCCTCCATCTTCTCAGGGTCGGTGACGAAGTAGGGGGAGATGTAGCCCCGGTCGAACTGCATCCCTTCCACGATTTCGAGAGTGGTCTCCATTCCCTTGGCTTCTTCAACCGTGATGACGCCCTCTTTTCCGACCTTGTTCATCGCCTCGGCGATGATATCCCCGATGGCCTTGTCATTGTTGGCGGAGATGGTCCCCACCTGGGCGATCTCTTTCTGATCCTTGACGGGTTTGGAAAGTTTCTTGAGCTCCTTCACCACCTCGCCCACGGCATAGTCAATCCCTCGCTTCACATCCATGGGGTTGGCGCCCGCGGCGACCACTTTATAGCCTTCGCGATAGATCGCCTGGGCCAGCAAGGTCGCCGTGGTGGTTCCGTCGCCCGCCGTGTCAGAGGTTTTGCTCGCCACCTCCTTCACCATCTTGGCGCCCATATTTTGAAAATGGTCGTCGAGCTCGATCTCCTTGGCGACGGTCACGCCGTCTTTCGTGACCACCGGAGAGCCGAAGGACTTTTCCAGGACGACATTGCGCCCTTTCGGGCCAAGCGTCACCTTCACCGCATTGGCTAAGATATTGACCCCTTCCAAGATCGCATTCCTCGCTTCCTGATCAAACTTCAGTTCTTTTGCCATGAGACTCCTCCTTTCTCATCTTACGCCAAAGTTCGCCACTGGATGGACCCTTACTTTTCGATGACGGCAAGGACCTCATCTTCCCGCATCATCAGATACTCTTCACCATCGATCTTCACCTCCGTGCCCGCATACTTGGCAAAGAGGATCCGATCTCCTTTCTTTACCTCCATCGGGATCTTCTTCCCATCCTTATCGATCCTGCCTTCCCCCACCGCGATCACTTCGCCTTCGATGGGTTTCTCCTTGGCAGTATCAGGGATGATGATCCCTCCCTTTGTCTTCTCCTCCTCAGCGAGTCGTTTGACGATGAGGCGGTCGTGAAGCGGCCTGATGTGCATAGACACAGTCCTCCCTTCTCTTAAATTTTCGCCGAAATAGATAATCATCGCCCCCCTGTTTGTCAACCCGGAGGTGGGCGAGCGGGGGAAAAGGGCGGATATTGAATCTATCTCTTCAATTTTGTTGATTTTTTTTAAAAAAAGGATTATGAGAAGTTATGGTCCTTAAAGAACCTTTCCTGGCCACGAGCATCGGTTCCTTCCCACACCTTGACGAGACAGAGGTCTTGCCCCTCATCCGAAAAGATTTCCCGCACATCCCCTTTTTGGCCCAGTTTCCAAGGCGGTCTTTTCTTGAGGGGATGGTGGCCCAGTACTCGGAGGGGTTTCCAGGCCTGAGGCTGGACCTTGAGGCAAGAAGGCTATGGGTCGATACCTCTTCGGGCTTCGAGACCGAGGTGGAGCGGTTCTATCAGGCGATTGAAAAAATGGATCTGGAATCCCTCCGGATTTCCAGGGAGTATGCTGCCGGTCTCCGCCTCCTTGAGATCCTTTCCGACCAGGAGGTTTCAAAGGGATTCAAATACGTCAAGGCCCAGGTCACCGGCCCCATCACCTTCGGCCTCTCTTTAACGGACCAGGAGAGGAGGCCCATCTTTTATGACCCTACCTTGAGGGAGGTCCTCATCCATCACCTCGCCTTCAAGGCTCGATGGCTTGAGAAAAGGCTCCGGGAACTCTTTCCCGGGATCCCGAGCATCATTTTCTTCGATGAACCGGCCCTGTCGGCCATCGGCTCCGCTTTTTCGGGCCTTCATGAAGGAGAGGTGATCCAATCCCTCAGCGAATGTTTCCGTGCGGTTCAGGGGTTGAAGGGAGTTCACTGCTGCGGCAACACGGACTGGCCCCTGCTCCTTACCGCCCCCCTCGACATCCTGAGCTTCGATGCGTATGGATATTTAGACAACCTTTCCCTCTATCCGAAGGAATTGGCGGCCTTCCTCGAACGGGGAGGGATCTTGGCTTGGGGTCTCATCCCCACCGGTGAGGAGATATTGAAGGAGGACGTCGACACCTTGGCCGAACGTCTTCGGAAGGGAGTGAAACGCCTAACACGAGAAGGGATCGACCCGGGGCTCCTCAACCAGGCGATCCTGACGCCGAGCTGCGGGATGGGATCGCTCTCCGTGCCCCTGGCCGAACGGGTCTGCCACCTCACCTCCGAAGTCTCGAGGCGACTTCGGGAAGAGGAGGGGCATTAAGGTTTCTTAAAAATCCGCCTTTGTGAGCGGGACGCCTCCGTGAGCGATGTTCTCCTTGGGGATTTCGTAGAGGACGATATGGACTTTGTCTCTCGAAATCTCGAGGGCTTCCGCCGTGGCCTCGGTCACCTTTTTGATTAATAACTCCTTCTTCTCGGACGTTCTACCCTGAATCAGGCTAATCTGGATAAGTGGCATCGTTGACTCCTTTCTCCACTTGGGGGGAGGTGGTCGAGGATTACGGTTTATACACTCTCCACCATGGATCTTTTCCGCCGCCAAATCTTTCTAAGATCTCAAGGGCGAATTGAATACCGTGGGATACAGGGTTCTCCATCATTCCAGGTGCGGTGAAGACATAGACAACGAGGTTCTTACTCGAGGGATCGATCCTGGTTTTGAAATCAGGCCCTTGAAAGAGGGAGCAGACGATCTCTCTCTCGTCGCGAAGGACGATCTCGCTTTCCTTGCAGGGGAGCGTCTTCCCTGAAAGGGCCAGAAAGGTTTCCCCTCCCTTTGCGAGATCGAGCCTCCATGACCCTTCGAACCGGTCCAGGTCCTGGATGGCCATCAGAATTCCATGGTTCATCTCTGCCATGATATGCGTGTCGATGTACAGGTTGTGACTGGGAAACCCCATCTCTAAAGTCCGTTTCAGATGACCCGGAAGGGGGCAGGGATATCCCCATTCTTTAAAAAATTGATCATAAAGGTTGATCCTTTTTTCGACTTCGGCGAGATGGACCCGCCTTCTCATCTTTCTGAGGACCTCCCTTTTGTAGAGTTTGAAGGCTTCGCTCCTCTCAAAATAGACGCAATCCCGGATCGTCCCGATTCCAAAAGGGAGGTCGGGGA carries:
- a CDS encoding 4-oxalocrotonate tautomerase family protein, yielding MAAEKIHGGECINRNPRPPPPKWRKESTMPLIQISLIQGRTSEKKELLIKKVTEATAEALEISRDKVHIVLYEIPKENIAHGGVPLTKADF
- a CDS encoding methionine synthase yields the protein MVLKEPFLATSIGSFPHLDETEVLPLIRKDFPHIPFLAQFPRRSFLEGMVAQYSEGFPGLRLDLEARRLWVDTSSGFETEVERFYQAIEKMDLESLRISREYAAGLRLLEILSDQEVSKGFKYVKAQVTGPITFGLSLTDQERRPIFYDPTLREVLIHHLAFKARWLEKRLRELFPGIPSIIFFDEPALSAIGSAFSGLHEGEVIQSLSECFRAVQGLKGVHCCGNTDWPLLLTAPLDILSFDAYGYLDNLSLYPKELAAFLERGGILAWGLIPTGEEILKEDVDTLAERLRKGVKRLTREGIDPGLLNQAILTPSCGMGSLSVPLAERVCHLTSEVSRRLREEEGH
- a CDS encoding phenylalanine--tRNA ligase beta subunit-related protein, with translation MPLEVLFEIIDAYRLRFPDLPFGIGTIRDCVYFERSEAFKLYKREVLRKMRRRVHLAEVEKRINLYDQFFKEWGYPCPLPGHLKRTLEMGFPSHNLYIDTHIMAEMNHGILMAIQDLDRFEGSWRLDLAKGGETFLALSGKTLPCKESEIVLRDEREIVCSLFQGPDFKTRIDPSSKNLVVYVFTAPGMMENPVSHGIQFALEILERFGGGKDPWWRVYKP
- the groES gene encoding co-chaperone GroES → MHIRPLHDRLIVKRLAEEEKTKGGIIIPDTAKEKPIEGEVIAVGEGRIDKDGKKIPMEVKKGDRILFAKYAGTEVKIDGEEYLMMREDEVLAVIEK